In the Nothobranchius furzeri strain GRZ-AD chromosome 15, NfurGRZ-RIMD1, whole genome shotgun sequence genome, one interval contains:
- the si:ch211-167b20.8 gene encoding uncharacterized protein si:ch211-167b20.8 isoform X1 has protein sequence MSFLTIPSQEGLFTGTNADASAEEAAARADADSVNDDEDEEDDTEDARLIPRCSPIPRKRGASIYDETAEYLRSHLALSAGKRVSFSDTTGGDLVDVREFHAFDSDEEENGAKWEEEEAKYRKPEREPSYKVHPEFQAPEGSLLLQAVRSNKVEVEHICPSEDDPLAFSGLIRVLNVSFHKAVYIRSTMDKWASYFDYPAEYVQGSNDVDTDQFSFTLCFTPPYTTHGSRIEFVVRYETSDGDYWANNSSLNYAVTLLLSYEDEKDDPARTDMNAQQRRSILKPPKVLSLNDDLASEGQDEEEAGEPESSESGLLRPTAGRPVFTQPEIDIETAVQPPDYEPPFVDSTQSTHTMFPGEPCMSSDTDLQTNSPFVAFAVESVQLDTARASPILQDESQSVSEQSVISAPSTFAPQESQQRSCESQDARVTNPASEASALCSSVAEMKLLSTAGEEGPPKPPLPAEGFPCISETEGIEPEVAAGWSELTNQGSTPSAAHDTDSTPKPPSPAERTVVYMGAEPLFTELTDSPSTNTRSTAVSHDTASQDASPRKDEDRPSQDGVVETKSDTLSGDRSESDINMNLMPCVFFLSGVVSLSVVMREPSALFFIGLLLVLRRL, from the exons ATGTCCTTTTTAACCATACCGAGCCAGGAGGGCCTTTTCACCGGGACGAATGCTGACGCGTCAGCCGAGGAGGCAGCAGCACGCGCGGACGCGGACAGCgtcaatgatgatgaagatgaggaggatGACACGGAGGACGCCCGGCTCATCCCCAGGTGCTCCCCGATACCCCGAAAGCGAGGCGCGTCCATCTACGACGAGACCGCCGAGTACTTGCGTAGCCACTTGGCTCTGTCCGCCGGGAAGAGGGTGTCATTTTCCGACACAACAGGTGGCGACCTGGTGGATGTGCGAGAATTCCACGCCTTCGACTCGGACGAGGAGGAAAATGGTGCCAagtgggaggaagaggaggccaAGTATCGCAAGCCAGAGCGGGAGCCGAGCTATAAAGTGCACCCGGAGTTCCAGGCTCCTGAAGGCAGCCTCCTGCTGCAGGCGGTGCGCTCcaacaaggtggaggtggagcacATTTGTCCATCAGAGGACGACCCTCTGGCCTTCAGCGGGCTGATACGAGTCCTGAACGTCTCCTTCCACAAAGCCGTTTATATCAGATCCACCATGGACAAGTGGGCCTCCTACTTTGACTACCCAGCTGAGTACGTCCAGGGGTCCAACGACGTGGACACCGATCAGTTCTCCTTCACGCTGTGCTTCACGCCACCTTACACCACGCACGGCTCGCGCATAGAGTTTGTGGTGCGCTATGAAACATCCGACGGAGATTACTGGGCCAACAACTCTAGCTTGAATTACGCTGTCACGCTGCTCCTGTCTTACGAAGATGAGAAGGATGATCCAGCTCGGACCGACATGAACGCGCAGCAAAGAAGAAGCATCCTGAAACCCCCCAAAGTTCTCAG TTTGAATGATGATTTAGCTTCTGAGGGTCAGGATGAAGAAGAAG CAGGAGAACCGGAGAGCTCGGAGTCGGGACTGCTCAGGCCCACAGCTGGGCGTCCTGTCTTCACACAGCCAGAGATCGATATAGAG ACTGCAGTCCAACCGCCCGACTACGAGCCTCCGTTTGTTGACAGCACACAGTCCACTCACACCATGTTCCCGGGTGAACCTTGCATGTCTTCTGACACCGACCTTCAGACTAATTCACCCTTTGTAGCGTTCGCTGTTGAATCAGTGCAGCTAGACACAGCACGGGCCTCTCCCATACTCCAGGATGAATCGCAGAGCGTATCAGAGCAGTCTGTGATCAGTGCCCCCTCCACATTTGCACCGCAGGAGTCCCAGCAAAGATCATGTGAATCCCAGGATGCTAGAGTGACAAACCCAGCCTCAGAAGCTTCTGCTCTGTGTTCTTCTGTGGCGGAGATGAAGCTGCTGTCAACAGCAGGGGAGGAAGGACCGCCCAAACCTCCACTGCCTGCTGAGGGTTTCCCCTGCATCAGTGAGACTGAGGGCATTGAGCCAGAGGTTGCGGCTGGATGGAGTGAACTCACCAATCAGGGTTCCACACCGTCTGCAGCACACGACACCGACAGCACCCCTAAACCACCGTCTCCAGCAGAAAGAACTGTGGTGTACATGGGAGCAGAGCCCCTCTTCACTGAGCTCACAGACAGCCCCTCGACGAACACCAGGAGCACCGCCGTGAGCCATGACACAGCTTCACAAGATGCCTCACCCAGGAAAGACGAAGACCGTCCTTCCCAGGACGGTGTAGTTGAGACAAAGTCAGACACCTTGTCAGGTGATAGGTCTGAGTCTGACATCAACATGAATCTGATGCCATGTGTTTTCTTTCTGAGCGGAGTTGTCTCCCTCTCAGTAGTGATGCGGGAACCCAGCGCCCTCTTCTTTATCGGATTGCTTTTGGTTTTGCGTCGTTTGTGA
- the si:ch211-167b20.8 gene encoding uncharacterized protein si:ch211-167b20.8 isoform X2, with protein sequence MSFLTIPSQEGLFTGTNADASAEEAAARADADSVNDDEDEEDDTEDARLIPRCSPIPRKRGASIYDETAEYLRSHLALSAGKRVSFSDTTGGDLVDVREFHAFDSDEEENGAKWEEEEAKYRKPEREPSYKVHPEFQAPEGSLLLQAVRSNKVEVEHICPSEDDPLAFSGLIRVLNVSFHKAVYIRSTMDKWASYFDYPAEYVQGSNDVDTDQFSFTLCFTPPYTTHGSRIEFVVRYETSDGDYWANNSSLNYAVTLLLSYEDEKDDPARTDMNAQQRRSILKPPKVLSLNDDLASEGQDEEEGEPESSESGLLRPTAGRPVFTQPEIDIETAVQPPDYEPPFVDSTQSTHTMFPGEPCMSSDTDLQTNSPFVAFAVESVQLDTARASPILQDESQSVSEQSVISAPSTFAPQESQQRSCESQDARVTNPASEASALCSSVAEMKLLSTAGEEGPPKPPLPAEGFPCISETEGIEPEVAAGWSELTNQGSTPSAAHDTDSTPKPPSPAERTVVYMGAEPLFTELTDSPSTNTRSTAVSHDTASQDASPRKDEDRPSQDGVVETKSDTLSGDRSESDINMNLMPCVFFLSGVVSLSVVMREPSALFFIGLLLVLRRL encoded by the exons ATGTCCTTTTTAACCATACCGAGCCAGGAGGGCCTTTTCACCGGGACGAATGCTGACGCGTCAGCCGAGGAGGCAGCAGCACGCGCGGACGCGGACAGCgtcaatgatgatgaagatgaggaggatGACACGGAGGACGCCCGGCTCATCCCCAGGTGCTCCCCGATACCCCGAAAGCGAGGCGCGTCCATCTACGACGAGACCGCCGAGTACTTGCGTAGCCACTTGGCTCTGTCCGCCGGGAAGAGGGTGTCATTTTCCGACACAACAGGTGGCGACCTGGTGGATGTGCGAGAATTCCACGCCTTCGACTCGGACGAGGAGGAAAATGGTGCCAagtgggaggaagaggaggccaAGTATCGCAAGCCAGAGCGGGAGCCGAGCTATAAAGTGCACCCGGAGTTCCAGGCTCCTGAAGGCAGCCTCCTGCTGCAGGCGGTGCGCTCcaacaaggtggaggtggagcacATTTGTCCATCAGAGGACGACCCTCTGGCCTTCAGCGGGCTGATACGAGTCCTGAACGTCTCCTTCCACAAAGCCGTTTATATCAGATCCACCATGGACAAGTGGGCCTCCTACTTTGACTACCCAGCTGAGTACGTCCAGGGGTCCAACGACGTGGACACCGATCAGTTCTCCTTCACGCTGTGCTTCACGCCACCTTACACCACGCACGGCTCGCGCATAGAGTTTGTGGTGCGCTATGAAACATCCGACGGAGATTACTGGGCCAACAACTCTAGCTTGAATTACGCTGTCACGCTGCTCCTGTCTTACGAAGATGAGAAGGATGATCCAGCTCGGACCGACATGAACGCGCAGCAAAGAAGAAGCATCCTGAAACCCCCCAAAGTTCTCAG TTTGAATGATGATTTAGCTTCTGAGGGTCAGGATGAAGAAGAAG GAGAACCGGAGAGCTCGGAGTCGGGACTGCTCAGGCCCACAGCTGGGCGTCCTGTCTTCACACAGCCAGAGATCGATATAGAG ACTGCAGTCCAACCGCCCGACTACGAGCCTCCGTTTGTTGACAGCACACAGTCCACTCACACCATGTTCCCGGGTGAACCTTGCATGTCTTCTGACACCGACCTTCAGACTAATTCACCCTTTGTAGCGTTCGCTGTTGAATCAGTGCAGCTAGACACAGCACGGGCCTCTCCCATACTCCAGGATGAATCGCAGAGCGTATCAGAGCAGTCTGTGATCAGTGCCCCCTCCACATTTGCACCGCAGGAGTCCCAGCAAAGATCATGTGAATCCCAGGATGCTAGAGTGACAAACCCAGCCTCAGAAGCTTCTGCTCTGTGTTCTTCTGTGGCGGAGATGAAGCTGCTGTCAACAGCAGGGGAGGAAGGACCGCCCAAACCTCCACTGCCTGCTGAGGGTTTCCCCTGCATCAGTGAGACTGAGGGCATTGAGCCAGAGGTTGCGGCTGGATGGAGTGAACTCACCAATCAGGGTTCCACACCGTCTGCAGCACACGACACCGACAGCACCCCTAAACCACCGTCTCCAGCAGAAAGAACTGTGGTGTACATGGGAGCAGAGCCCCTCTTCACTGAGCTCACAGACAGCCCCTCGACGAACACCAGGAGCACCGCCGTGAGCCATGACACAGCTTCACAAGATGCCTCACCCAGGAAAGACGAAGACCGTCCTTCCCAGGACGGTGTAGTTGAGACAAAGTCAGACACCTTGTCAGGTGATAGGTCTGAGTCTGACATCAACATGAATCTGATGCCATGTGTTTTCTTTCTGAGCGGAGTTGTCTCCCTCTCAGTAGTGATGCGGGAACCCAGCGCCCTCTTCTTTATCGGATTGCTTTTGGTTTTGCGTCGTTTGTGA
- the LOC107390516 gene encoding uncharacterized protein has protein sequence MNKNAATSGLEASRRRIRSTAINKHLRSGTCLPPPAGRPTDGWDLNRTACFVILTGVEEGRRGRHTVDMLQQGQINKQMSDKGNGLMVPSRNGAALGGCMLE, from the exons ATGAATAA AAATGCTGCCACTTCTGGCCTTGAAGCATCCAGAAGGAGAATCAGGTCTACAGCTATCAACAAGCACCTGcggtccggtacctgtctgccgcCCCCTGCTGGACGACCTACTGATG GTTGGGATCTGAACAGAACAGCATGCTTCGTCATATTAACGGGAGTAGAAGAGGGACGACGAGGACGACACACAGTGGACATGCTGCAGCAGGGACAG ATCAACAAACAAATGTCTGACAAAGGAAATGGTTTAATGGTTCCTTCCCGGAacggcgctgctctgggtggctgcatgttggagtag
- the LOC107390515 gene encoding uncharacterized protein, translated as MLSSSRTSGTRRGAASTGSLQKGGVTLPVYRCARGSTSLESFHLHLNRFIPGEKPESVKKSLELIFSSNHAGTSASAKYFQAFLIDGLVRWNEDRAAAAERHKAPLLSYSGHLRHALNQKSQKVLGPQMVKDFTKPAAYTGELIGVEYLFQQTGRVLEDVSMDPDAPDEAAAVTDLDEGIQEDVGDHVATFVHDVPSTSTSGAAQSGDPAVAPGSEPAHPAAPPEVPGSQTPEEKHSSDSEEEIQGPDGQPGYQHVLKLAQVLVELRSLQGLSDSRVDRLIALWQRLPERDKQRIVYPSRYRERQPKGRFKAAKGKDTSCPGVVSLQRCLGGEPSGAANWPDASRVVEAMCSQLCRLHPAAGRVDGVSRSRWFLICNDYMAVRQVVLNCPRLMAQTQLQLYELNQKTISQWFSYRQKGWEKGVLEQGTGAVSAPTFSHQPIPSAKGLSSVQVGRGQPFTYNLPEEQHPGPSSRGLPPPPLPPPAPHPGPSTTGYPRVLKKS; from the exons ATGCTCTCCTCATCCAGGACATCTGGGACGCGCAGAGGCGCCGCCTCA ACGGGCAGTCTGCAGAAAGGAGGGGTCACACTGCCCGTCTATCGCTGCGCGAGGGGCTCCACTTCCCTGGAGTCCTTCCATCTCCACCTGAACCGCTTCATCCCAGGTGAGAAACCAGAGTCTGTCAAGAAAtct CTTGAGCTGATTTTCTCATCTAATCACGCAGGAACGTCGGCCAGTGCCAAGTACTTCCAGGCGTTCCTGATTGATGGACTGGTCAGGTGGAACGAGGACCGCGCAGCGGCAGCTGAGCGACACAAGGCGCCTCTGCTGTCCTACAGTGGCCACCTCAGGCACGCCCTTAACCAGAAGAGCCAAAAGGTGCTTGGTCCTCAGATGGTTAAGGACTTCACCAAGCCTGCTGCTTACACAG GTGAGCTCATCGGGGTGGAGTACCTGTTCCAGCAGACAGGCCGCGTGCTTGAGGACGTCAGCATGGACCCTGACGCTCCAGACGAGGCTGCTGCCGTCACCGACCTGGACGAGGGCATCCAGGAGGACGTGGGCGACCACGTCGCCACCTTCGTTCATGACGTCCCGTCCACCAGCACTTCAGGAGCAGCCCAGTCAGGGGATCCAGCTGTCGCACCCGGGTCTGAGCCAGCACATCCTGCCGCCCCTCCCGAGGTCCCTGGAAGCCAGACTCCTGAAGAGAAACACTCCTCTGATTCAGAG GAGGAGATCCAGGGTCCTGACGGCCAGCCAGGATACCAGCATGTCCTGAAGCTGGCTCAGGTCCTGGTGGAGCTCAGGAGTCTCCAGGGGCTGTCTGACAGCAGGGTAGACAGACTCATCGCGCTTTGGCAACGCCTGCCAGAGCGAGACAAACAACGGATCGTCTACCCTAGCAGATACCGGGAGAGGCAACCAAAGGGGCGGTTCAAGGCAGCGAAGGGGAAGGACACCTCCTGTCCAGGGGTAGTGAGTCTCCAGCG CTGCCTTGGAGGAGAACCCTCGGGCGCTGCAAATTGGCCAGACGCCAGCCGTGTGGTGGAGGCCATGTGCAGCCAGCTCTGCCGTCTGCACCCTGCGGCCGGTCGCGTGGACGGGGTCAGCAGGTCACGCTGGTTCCTAATCTGCAACGACTACATGGCCGTCAGACAGGTGGTGCTGAATTGCCCGAGGCTGATGGCTcagacccagcttcagctctatgAGCTGAACCAAAAGACCATCTCTCAATG GTTCAGCTATAGACAGAAGGGGTGGGAgaaaggtgtgctggagcagggaacTGGCGCCGTTTCTGCTCCAACTTTCTCCCACCAGCCCATCCCTTCTGCCAAAGGGCTGTCCTCCGTACAGGTGGGAAGAGGACAGCCCTTTACATACAACCTCCCCGAGGAGCAACATCCTGGTCCCTCCTCCAGGGGACTGCCGCCGCCACCACTACCTCCACCTGCTCCTCATCCCGGTCCCTCTaccacagggtatccgcgggtccttaaaaagtcttaa
- the tspy gene encoding testis specific protein Y-linked produces MSEVTDCKLSADSASRKRCPSPDQDEANTIPPKSSKVSDDAIPTKVASKSHRNIQIELREVAETEAKHSVAAALQLDQGSDGPDGSSVQPANSSKAGGHGANPTDKPQAPDAHASIASKEEAGKTAGSDRRLSAPVDQSDSAAIAAAEALASLTGGDGKESQETPCSSDKGKQVRHGSKYKQRVGHQSLKAGSKTQAAAADSSTSVHRADREDGEGAPEADEGDESGSGSSSTPSTSFPSDNEDGECAIVSVKMAPEMRQSVALLAQVQMRLEAFEKKSARLYQRLEQKINRQRRPHLDQRSSITKTIPGFWVTALLNHPHLSAHIDETDEDALSYMTDLEVESFKNSKLGYRIRFHFRRNPYFQNNIIMKELHLGMGGSPKSFSNPILWHRGHNLTANSEPRKSSRGVYETFFSWFSDHSSPGQDDVAQILKDDLYRDPLRYYLTPLWEPRENGSSSTEARAADNGNGDDCVVISDSDEDTGEEAGETKQGQGRKEEEEEEEDRAAGGDESAGEEGEEEQDDAGGEIVIDASDESDQEEEEEEDEEEEAAA; encoded by the exons ATGAGTGAAGTGACGGACTGCAAACTGTCCGCTGACTCTGCGTCGCGGAAACGGTGTCCATCACCCGACCAGGATGAAGCGAACACGATTCCCCCAAAGTCATCTAAAGTAAGTGACGATGCCATTCCAACAAAGGTTGCATCAAAAAGTCACAGAAATATTCAGATTGAACTCCGAGAAGTAGCTGAAACGGAGGCAAAACATAGTGTAGCTGCTGCTTTGCAGCTAGATCAGGGCTCAGACGGTCCcgatggcagcagtgtgcagcctGCCAACAGCTCCAAAGCAGGCGGTCACGGTGCCAACCCCACTGACAAACCGCAGGCCCCTGACGCACACGCATCCATAGCGTCAAAAGAGGAAGCAGGAAAGACAGCAGGATCCGATCGGCGTCTCTCAGCTCCCGTGGATCAGTCAGACTCAGCAGCCATAGCAGCAGCTGAAGCCCTCGCCAGTCTCACTGGAGGAGATGGAAAAGAGAGTCAGGAGACACCATGTTCCTCAGACAAGGGTAAACAGGTCAGACATGGCAGTAAGTACAAACAACGGGTAGGCCACCAGTCCTTAAAAGCTGGCTCGAAAACACAGGCAGCAGCTGCAGACAGCTCCACGTCGGTGCATCGTGCTGACAGAGAAGATGGAGAGGGTGCTCCTGAGGCAGATGAAGGGGATGAATCTGGATCTGGGTCTTCCTCAACGCCGAGCACCTCTTTTCCATCTGACAACGAAGATGGGGAGTGTGCTATTGTGTCGGTTAAAATGGCCCCAGAGATGAGACAGTCGGTGGCTCTGCTAGCACAAGTACAGATGAGACTCGAAGCTTTCGAGAAGAAGAGCGCTCGCCTTTACCAACGGCTGGAGCAGAAGATCAACCGTCAGAGGCGTCCACATCTAGATCAGAGAAGCTCCATCACAAAAACCATCCCTGGCTTTTGGGTGACGGCT CTGCTAAACCACCCTCATCTCTCAGCTCATATTGATGAGACGGATGAAGATGCTCTCAGTTACATGACCGACCTGGAG GTCGAGTCTTTCAAAAATAGCAAACTGGGCTACAGAATCCGCTTCCACTTCAGACGAAACCCATATTTTCAAAATAACATCATCATGAAGGAGCTGCACCTTGGGATGGGAG GCTCGCCCAAGTCTTTCTCTAATCCCATACTCTGGCACCGTGGACACAACCTGACGGCTAACAGTGAGCCCAGGAAGTCATCACGAGGAGTTTATGAGACCTTCTTCAGCTGGTTCAGTGACCATAGTAGCCCAGGACAGGACGATGTAGCACAG ATTCTTAAAGATGACCTCTACAGGGACCCGCTGAGGTACTACCTCACTCCCCTCTGGGAACCCAGAGAGAACGGCAG cagcagcaccgAGGCCCGAGCTGCCGATAATGGGAACGGAGACGATTGCGTGGTGATTTCCGACTCAGACGAAGATACCGGTGAAGAAGCTGGTGAGACGAAACAAGGCCAGGGCagaaaggaggaagaggaggaggaggaggacagagCGGCAGGGGGAG ATGAGAGCGCGGGGGAGGAAGGGGAGGAGGAGCAAGACGATGCTGGTGGAGAAATAGTTATTGATG CTTCTGATGAAAGTgaccaggaggaggaagaggaggaggatgaggaggaggaggcagcagcCTAG